The following are from one region of the Ignavibacteriota bacterium genome:
- a CDS encoding T9SS type A sorting domain-containing protein: protein MKKIFLLIIVSFFPLIIYSQQNNITYTDVSPDGREISTYNSDEKNIEGVVIANSDDIPFSLTPDWSSTLERQIGGMAWGDYDNDGDLDLATGCYFSNSYPPIPEYEVLIYRNDNGILTTTPAWVSTDMRSTTDVKFADLNGDDKPELIAANGDNSFVPSVIYFNGESGLNNSPGWISQDNNWTVGEALCDIDDDGDLDLTFGNQGNSVNPMKPICIFYNNGGTFPVVPNWLSADQMITNSVAFGDLDNQQIKYKYLEYYGDEIRYTFPLPLYPIYSIDTVLVDDQPYYEFCYDPIGGWISLGTRPQSGMTVKISYRYVTKGDLAASKWVNYESGVYFNNNGVINNLPGWTVGNTTSQKGIAWADFDNDGYQDLAISGSGVQTVIYKNVNGTLTGPVWTSNSVNTSAQELITGDLDRDGYPELAVIHFGGGRTEIFKNRSGVLDTTPTWLYIAGSSATSISFGDVNGDGALDLAVGTARTPVVVFINQLTIPVELVSFTASINVNEVRLNWSTATETNNRGFEIERSPSLITSQTLWGDWEEIGFVPGFGTTTEPKSYSFIDDLSLTPKLPSDRQGLTHTLRYRLKQIDFDGTSRYSEIVEVEIYSPAEFSLEQNYPNPFNPSTKIKFTIPSVIASEAKQSQLVTLKIYDILGNEVATLVNEEKPAGTYEVEFNTSSIKHQPSSGIYFYKLQVGSYTQIRKMTLLK from the coding sequence ATGAAAAAAATTTTTCTATTAATAATTGTCTCGTTTTTTCCGCTCATTATCTATTCTCAACAGAATAATATAACTTATACGGATGTGTCACCTGATGGCAGAGAAATCTCAACTTATAATTCTGATGAAAAAAATATTGAAGGTGTTGTTATTGCCAATTCGGATGATATTCCTTTTAGCTTAACTCCAGATTGGAGTTCAACATTGGAACGACAAATTGGTGGAATGGCATGGGGAGATTATGATAATGATGGCGATCTTGATCTTGCAACCGGTTGTTATTTCAGTAACTCATATCCGCCAATTCCGGAATATGAGGTTTTGATTTATAGAAATGATAATGGAATTCTTACTACAACACCAGCGTGGGTTTCAACTGATATGAGATCGACCACTGATGTAAAGTTTGCTGATCTTAACGGCGATGATAAACCTGAATTGATTGCTGCTAATGGTGATAACTCTTTCGTGCCATCCGTAATTTATTTTAATGGAGAAAGCGGACTGAATAATTCACCCGGATGGATTTCACAGGATAATAACTGGACAGTAGGAGAAGCTCTTTGTGATATTGATGATGACGGAGATCTTGATCTTACATTTGGAAATCAAGGGAACAGCGTAAATCCTATGAAACCAATCTGTATTTTTTATAATAATGGAGGAACATTTCCTGTAGTACCAAATTGGTTATCAGCGGATCAGATGATAACAAATTCAGTGGCTTTTGGTGATCTCGATAATCAGCAAATAAAATATAAATATTTGGAATATTATGGAGATGAAATCAGATATACATTTCCTCTTCCTTTGTATCCAATATATTCTATTGATACTGTACTGGTCGATGATCAACCTTATTATGAATTTTGTTATGATCCGATTGGTGGCTGGATTTCATTGGGAACCAGACCACAATCCGGGATGACAGTAAAAATTTCATACCGATATGTTACTAAAGGTGATCTTGCTGCATCAAAGTGGGTGAATTATGAAAGCGGAGTTTATTTTAATAACAACGGCGTGATAAATAATTTGCCGGGCTGGACAGTTGGAAATACCACAAGTCAAAAAGGAATTGCGTGGGCTGATTTTGATAATGATGGTTACCAGGATCTGGCTATCTCAGGAAGTGGAGTTCAGACAGTTATTTACAAAAATGTGAACGGAACTTTAACGGGTCCAGTTTGGACATCAAATTCTGTTAACACTTCTGCACAAGAGTTGATAACTGGTGATCTCGATCGAGATGGTTATCCTGAACTTGCAGTCATTCATTTTGGTGGTGGCAGAACAGAAATATTTAAAAATCGTTCCGGAGTTTTAGATACAACACCAACCTGGCTTTATATTGCAGGATCTTCTGCAACTTCTATTTCATTCGGAGATGTGAATGGTGATGGTGCATTGGATTTAGCAGTAGGAACTGCGCGAACTCCGGTGGTTGTTTTTATTAATCAATTGACAATTCCGGTTGAGTTAGTTTCTTTCACCGCATCAATAAATGTAAATGAAGTTCGGCTAAATTGGAGTACTGCAACTGAAACGAATAATCGTGGATTTGAAATAGAAAGAAGCCCATCCCTAATCACTTCCCAAACCCTTTGGGGGGATTGGGAGGAGATTGGTTTTGTCCCGGGTTTTGGAACTACTACTGAGCCTAAATCTTATTCATTTATTGATGATCTTTCTCTTACTCCTAAACTGCCTTCTGATAGGCAAGGTCTTACTCATACTCTTCGTTATCGATTAAAGCAAATTGATTTCGATGGAACCAGCAGATACTCTGAAATTGTTGAAGTTGAAATTTATTCTCCTGCTGAATTCTCTCTTGAACAAAACTATCCTAATCCGTTTAATCCATCTACAAAAATAAAATTCACAATACCTTCTGTCATTGCGAGTGAAGCGAAGCAATCTCAGTTAGTTACTTTGAAAATTTACGATATTCTCGGTAACGAAGTTGCAACTTTGGTAAATGAAGAAAAACCAGCAGGCACTTATGAAGTTGAGTTTAATACATCATCCATTAAACATCAACCGTCTTCCGGAATATATTTCTACAAACTTCAGGTTGGTTCATATACTCAAATAAGAAAAATGACTTTATTAAAATAA
- a CDS encoding type II toxin-antitoxin system VapC family toxin, translating to MECLLDTNALLWIVTDDVQLSKKARKIFLDEENEIFISVASLWEIAIKVSLKRLNLGQTLNEFYIRHIVGNKIRLMDIKVEHLAELEYLEFHHRDPFDRLIISQAIVEKIHVLSKDKVLSKYPIKRIW from the coding sequence ATGGAATGCTTACTTGATACTAATGCACTTCTGTGGATTGTTACTGATGATGTTCAACTCAGTAAAAAAGCAAGAAAAATATTTTTAGATGAGGAGAATGAAATTTTCATAAGTGTTGCCAGCTTGTGGGAGATTGCTATCAAAGTAAGTTTGAAAAGGTTGAATCTTGGACAGACATTAAATGAATTTTATATAAGACATATCGTCGGTAATAAAATTCGCTTGATGGATATTAAGGTTGAGCATCTGGCAGAACTGGAATATCTTGAATTTCATCATCGCGATCCTTTTGACAGATTAATCATTTCTCAGGCAATTGTCGAAAAAATTCACGTACTGAGCAAGGACAAGGTTCTATCAAAATATCCAATTAAAAGAATATGGTAA
- a CDS encoding S8 family serine peptidase, which translates to MKSIITVLFLFYCSLTIAQPAELLYNPTRLIVKFSESSELFTNIRGIRVEESGDKIEADEIVNNVEVFSFFTQNKIISITPAKLSDWNNPTANEISRIYFLDFLNNDDLESAYKNLNDSPDIELVEYDWRGTGSGYQSMIIPNDPGFNNQWGLRNTGQNINGVTGTPGADINITPAWDLTVGNSNTIVSVLDTGIPLTAAEFSGRILPGYDFANNDNDPTDDQGHGTNVTSIVAASGNNSLGVAGINWNCKIIPIKILNANNSGYYSWWISGITMAVDSGAQVLSMSVGGSSFSQPLLDAVNYALNSGSIVVACMMNENNEVPYYPAGFDNVISVGALNNTDNRAVPFCWGGGSCFGNHIDFVAPGEMIIGLYFLNPTQMTYWCGTSQATPMVTGLISLMLGINPSLNLTQIYNLIKLYAHDQIGNPAEDVPGWDKYYGWGRIDVYQVINSLITDVPYEDMIASSFSLSQNYPNPFNPSTKIKFTIPASLNPSKGENLAQLQVYDILGNEIATLVNEEKSAGTYEITWFAENLPSGVYFYQLKAGSFIETKQMLLLK; encoded by the coding sequence ATGAAAAGTATAATTACTGTTTTATTTTTGTTCTATTGTTCACTGACAATAGCTCAACCGGCAGAATTGTTATACAATCCTACGCGGTTAATTGTTAAATTTTCAGAATCATCTGAATTATTTACAAACATTCGGGGAATTCGTGTAGAAGAATCCGGTGATAAAATTGAAGCGGATGAAATTGTAAATAATGTAGAAGTATTCTCATTTTTCACTCAAAATAAAATCATCTCAATAACCCCGGCAAAACTTTCTGATTGGAACAATCCGACAGCAAATGAGATTTCAAGAATTTATTTTTTAGATTTTTTGAATAATGATGATCTTGAATCAGCTTATAAAAATCTGAACGATTCACCTGATATTGAATTAGTCGAATATGATTGGAGAGGCACGGGTAGTGGTTACCAAAGTATGATAATACCAAATGACCCGGGATTCAATAACCAATGGGGATTGAGAAATACCGGACAAAATATCAACGGTGTTACGGGTACACCTGGTGCTGATATTAATATTACTCCTGCCTGGGATCTTACAGTCGGAAATTCAAATACCATTGTTTCAGTTTTGGATACTGGTATTCCTCTAACTGCAGCAGAGTTTAGCGGACGCATTTTACCCGGTTATGATTTTGCAAATAATGATAATGATCCAACAGATGATCAAGGTCATGGAACGAATGTTACAAGTATTGTTGCTGCATCTGGAAATAATTCTTTGGGAGTTGCTGGTATAAACTGGAATTGCAAGATAATTCCGATTAAAATACTCAATGCTAATAATAGTGGATATTATTCATGGTGGATTTCAGGGATTACAATGGCTGTGGATAGTGGCGCGCAAGTACTTAGTATGAGTGTCGGTGGAAGTTCTTTCAGCCAGCCATTATTAGATGCTGTAAACTATGCGCTTAATTCGGGATCTATTGTTGTTGCATGTATGATGAATGAAAACAATGAAGTTCCTTATTATCCAGCGGGTTTTGACAACGTAATATCTGTTGGAGCATTAAATAATACTGATAACAGAGCTGTTCCTTTTTGTTGGGGTGGAGGAAGCTGTTTTGGAAATCATATTGATTTCGTTGCACCTGGTGAGATGATTATCGGACTTTATTTTCTTAATCCAACGCAAATGACTTATTGGTGCGGAACTTCACAAGCAACTCCAATGGTGACTGGTTTAATTTCACTTATGCTGGGAATTAATCCATCTCTGAACTTAACACAGATTTACAACCTGATAAAACTTTATGCACACGACCAGATTGGTAATCCTGCTGAAGATGTTCCTGGTTGGGATAAATATTATGGCTGGGGTAGAATAGATGTTTATCAGGTTATTAATTCTTTAATTACCGATGTTCCTTATGAAGATATGATAGCATCATCTTTTTCTCTTTCACAGAATTATCCAAATCCATTTAATCCATCGACAAAAATAAAATTTACAATACCGGCATCCTTAAATCCATCCAAAGGAGAGAATTTAGCGCAATTACAAGTTTACGATATTTTAGGAAACGAGATTGCAACATTGGTTAACGAAGAAAAATCTGCTGGCACATACGAGATAACTTGGTTTGCAGAAAACTTACCAAGTGGTGTTTATTTCTATCAGTTGAAGGCAGGATCATTTATAGAAACCAAACAAATGTTATTGCTCAAATAA
- a CDS encoding type II toxin-antitoxin system Phd/YefM family antitoxin — protein MTQVNIHEAKTNLSKLIDKVLKGESVIISKSNKPVVKLVLVDEMKNKRSLGTAKESIKISEDFDAPVNEFKEYI, from the coding sequence ATGACACAAGTTAACATTCACGAAGCAAAAACGAACCTTTCAAAATTAATTGATAAGGTGTTAAAAGGCGAGAGCGTAATTATTTCGAAAAGTAATAAGCCGGTGGTTAAACTAGTTCTGGTTGATGAAATGAAAAATAAACGTAGCCTTGGTACTGCAAAAGAATCGATTAAGATATCAGAAGATTTTGATGCACCTGTAAACGAATTTAAGGAATATATTTAA